A window of the Streptomyces sp. NBC_00878 genome harbors these coding sequences:
- a CDS encoding cupin domain-containing protein: MPDELLVADVRGASAVHAMHGGADIARWKCLARRMGLAGTWEAIEWASLPPGAVCGEHRHTRTEELYFVLQGEGEILLNDVPHRIRPGHLVVNGLGTRHQFRNLGDQDLNWLVIEVFGPATTRALIGSGADLVGAASVSEPTPALERTS, from the coding sequence ATGCCTGACGAACTACTCGTCGCCGACGTGCGCGGCGCGTCCGCCGTGCACGCCATGCACGGTGGCGCGGACATCGCCCGCTGGAAATGCCTGGCCCGCCGGATGGGGCTGGCCGGGACCTGGGAAGCCATCGAGTGGGCGTCCCTGCCGCCCGGCGCGGTCTGCGGGGAGCACCGTCACACCCGTACCGAGGAGCTCTACTTCGTCCTCCAGGGCGAGGGCGAGATCCTCCTCAACGACGTGCCGCACCGCATCCGTCCCGGACACCTGGTCGTCAACGGGCTCGGCACGCGTCACCAGTTCCGCAACCTCGGTGACCAGGACCTCAACTGGCTCGTCATCGAGGTCTTCGGGCCCGCCACCACCCGGGCGCTGATCGGCTCAGGCGCCGACCTCGTCGGCGCCGCTTCCGTCTCCGAGCCCACGCCCGCCCTTGAGAGGACATCATGA
- a CDS encoding sedoheptulose 7-phosphate cyclase produces MPKTHQSPQDLGLRPASAVPRALAPSRTAWAVRAEQAVEYDVVLTRGLLDPADDSLARAGVDPAAAPPARRCVITERTVQQLYGERLSAYFRAQGIDVRWLVLDLGEENKSIESVLRVVDTFDSHGILRRREPVIAVGGGVLTDVVGFACSSYRRGLPHVRVPTTLIGLVDAGIGAKTGVNHGGSKNRLGSYFPARCTLLDPTFLATLPNRHLSNGLAEILKIALVLDRRLFDLLERHGSVLRAERFQGLSDPGAQAADETLRRAIGGMLAELEPNLWEDRLERAVDYGHSFSPALEMHALPGLLHGEAVAIDMALTTVISCGRGLLTTGQRDRVLAVTTALGLPLTHPVCRPDLLEQALADTVRHRDGRQRLPLPAGIGSALFVNDLTGDEVRSAAAFLHERGTKNA; encoded by the coding sequence ATGCCCAAAACACATCAGAGCCCGCAGGATCTGGGGCTGCGGCCCGCGAGTGCCGTCCCCCGGGCGCTCGCGCCGTCGCGGACGGCTTGGGCGGTGCGCGCCGAGCAGGCCGTCGAGTACGACGTCGTCCTCACCCGCGGCCTGCTGGATCCCGCCGACGACTCCCTTGCCCGCGCGGGCGTCGACCCGGCTGCCGCACCACCGGCGCGGCGCTGCGTCATCACCGAGCGAACCGTCCAACAGCTGTACGGGGAGCGCCTGTCGGCGTACTTCCGGGCCCAGGGGATCGACGTGCGCTGGCTGGTCCTGGACCTGGGTGAGGAGAACAAGAGCATCGAGTCGGTCCTGCGGGTCGTGGACACCTTCGACTCCCACGGGATCCTGCGGCGAAGGGAGCCGGTCATCGCCGTGGGCGGCGGTGTCCTGACCGACGTCGTGGGATTCGCCTGCAGCTCCTACCGGCGCGGACTGCCCCATGTCAGGGTGCCGACCACACTGATCGGCCTGGTCGACGCGGGCATCGGCGCCAAGACCGGTGTCAACCACGGCGGGAGCAAGAACCGGCTGGGCAGCTACTTCCCCGCCCGGTGCACCCTGCTCGATCCCACCTTCCTGGCGACCTTGCCGAACCGTCACCTCTCCAACGGGCTGGCGGAGATCCTCAAGATCGCACTGGTCCTGGACCGGCGGCTGTTCGACCTGTTGGAGAGGCACGGCTCGGTGCTGCGCGCCGAACGCTTCCAGGGGCTCTCCGACCCCGGCGCGCAGGCCGCGGACGAGACGCTGCGCCGCGCGATCGGCGGCATGCTCGCCGAACTCGAACCCAACCTGTGGGAGGACCGGCTCGAACGGGCCGTCGACTACGGCCACTCCTTCAGCCCGGCCCTGGAGATGCACGCGCTGCCCGGCCTGCTGCACGGCGAGGCCGTGGCCATCGACATGGCACTGACCACGGTCATCTCCTGCGGCCGGGGACTGCTCACGACCGGCCAACGCGACCGCGTACTGGCCGTGACGACGGCTCTCGGGCTTCCCCTCACCCACCCGGTGTGCCGGCCGGACCTGCTGGAGCAGGCCCTCGCCGACACCGTCCGGCACCGCGACGGCCGCCAACGGCTGCCGCTGCCCGCCGGCATCGGATCGGCCCTGTTCGTGAACGACCTGACCGGGGACGAAGTCCGGTCCGCCGCCGCTTTCCTACACGAAAGAGGAACCAAGAATGCCTGA
- a CDS encoding GMC family oxidoreductase: MGTSPFEYDVVIVGGGSAGAVLAARLSEHPGRSVLLTEAGPAYAPHELPRHILSGAVYEGDPSLLWEAPAPDPQRTGHAASVVRAKVLGGGSAINAGVAMRAHPTDFRRWARNGLTAWGYDDVLPYYRKLEADRDSGTANDPALHGQHGPVRISRVSPKDLSPAHQAFSHACAALGFDSVDDLNAPHDGGIGPFPLSLADGIRQSTGLVYLHRAARDRPNLHIMGATTIDTVAFDRGGNAIGVRTADGDLLRARQTVLSAGAAGSAAVLLRSGIGPADELKRLGVEVVADLPVGRGLREHPCAYLLFSAPAERLGATTPPVSVLLTTRSSLAAAGELDLQIAPSHLVRSDAYPHGSGLGILLSVTRPEPDAHGTLQLVSTDPAVAPRLDLGLLDHPKDLRKMIEATALARELADAAPLRSLGLDEIAPGPARTSDADVAAYLRAHVKPYPHLCATAPMGPDPDAHAVVDFRGRVRGVSGLRVVDASILPDVPSVATNLTVIMIAERIADHFTEDPAA, encoded by the coding sequence TTGGGTACCAGCCCGTTTGAGTACGACGTCGTGATCGTCGGCGGTGGCTCCGCCGGAGCCGTCCTGGCCGCCCGGCTGAGCGAACACCCCGGCCGCAGCGTGCTCCTGACCGAGGCAGGCCCTGCCTACGCGCCCCACGAACTGCCCCGCCACATCCTCAGCGGCGCGGTCTACGAAGGTGACCCCTCGCTTCTGTGGGAGGCGCCCGCGCCAGACCCCCAACGCACCGGTCATGCGGCGTCGGTCGTGCGGGCGAAGGTCCTCGGCGGCGGGTCGGCCATCAACGCCGGAGTGGCCATGCGCGCCCACCCCACCGACTTCCGTCGCTGGGCGCGGAACGGACTCACCGCCTGGGGCTACGACGACGTCCTGCCCTACTACCGGAAACTGGAGGCGGACCGGGACAGCGGCACTGCCAACGACCCGGCCCTGCACGGGCAGCACGGACCCGTACGCATCAGCCGCGTCTCCCCGAAGGACCTCTCACCGGCCCATCAGGCCTTCAGCCACGCCTGCGCCGCTCTCGGCTTCGATTCCGTCGACGACCTCAACGCCCCGCACGACGGCGGCATCGGCCCCTTTCCGCTCAGCCTCGCCGACGGCATCCGCCAGAGCACAGGCCTGGTGTACCTGCACCGGGCGGCACGCGACCGGCCCAACCTGCACATCATGGGCGCGACCACGATCGACACCGTCGCCTTCGACCGAGGCGGAAACGCGATCGGCGTCCGCACCGCCGACGGCGACCTCCTGCGGGCCAGGCAAACCGTCCTGTCCGCGGGCGCGGCAGGCAGTGCGGCCGTCCTGCTGCGCTCCGGCATCGGACCCGCCGACGAGCTCAAGCGACTGGGCGTCGAGGTCGTCGCCGACCTGCCGGTCGGCCGCGGCCTCCGCGAACACCCCTGCGCCTACCTGCTGTTCAGCGCGCCTGCCGAGCGACTCGGTGCGACCACGCCCCCGGTGTCCGTCCTGCTGACGACCCGGAGTTCCCTCGCCGCGGCCGGGGAACTCGACCTCCAGATCGCTCCCAGCCACCTCGTACGATCCGACGCGTACCCGCACGGCAGCGGACTCGGAATCCTGCTCTCCGTCACCCGCCCGGAACCCGACGCCCACGGCACGCTCCAACTGGTGAGCACCGACCCGGCCGTTGCGCCCCGGCTCGACCTCGGTCTGCTTGACCACCCCAAGGACCTGCGCAAGATGATCGAAGCGACCGCTCTCGCCCGGGAGCTCGCCGACGCCGCCCCGCTGCGGTCACTGGGCCTCGACGAGATCGCCCCCGGCCCCGCCCGCACATCGGACGCCGATGTGGCCGCATACCTGCGCGCCCACGTCAAGCCGTACCCGCACCTGTGCGCCACCGCGCCCATGGGGCCCGACCCCGACGCTCACGCCGTCGTCGACTTCCGCGGACGGGTGCGAGGAGTGTCCGGCCTCAGAGTGGTCGACGCCTCGATCCTGCCCGACGTTCCCTCGGTGGCCACCAACCTCACCGTGATCATGATCGCCGAACGCATCGCCGACCACTTCACCGAGGACCCCGCGGCCTGA